From one Psilocybe cubensis strain MGC-MH-2018 chromosome 13, whole genome shotgun sequence genomic stretch:
- a CDS encoding L-amino acid amidase, producing the protein MPASQKMRPNLRSFTLKIDLEKLFIKIFVHTLDPAPRYDKFYIFNLLAMDSNVNCGTVDFKVGDETFHTWYKVLGSLKSEKTPIVALHGGPGMTHHYMLFPVVFYDQIGNGASSHILDKPDTFWTVDLFMDELDNLLKYLGIYDNFLLLGHSWGGMLAGNYAASRAPSGLKKLIIANSPASIPSFIAGTNALLDLFPADYVERVRSLEAEGKTDSPVYQTDVMEFYKKHVCTTDPWPQGLVDSFNAVSKNPMVYHSMFGVSEFNITGTLKDWSIVEILHQIPYTTLLISAPLDEVQEIAFLPFFVNIPKVKWVEIPTSTHLAMYEDPERYFDAIVKFFS; encoded by the exons ATGCCTGCTTCCCAGAAGATGCGCCCAAATCTTCGTTCATTTACGCTCAAAATTGATTTAGagaagctcttcatcaaaatcttCGTTCACACACTGGATCCAGCACCTCGATATGATAAATTCTAT ATTTTCAACCTTTTGGCCATGGATTCCAATGTCAATTGCGGTACTGTGGACTTCAAAGTGGGAGACGAGACTTTTCACACATGGTACAAAGTGCTTGGATCCCTCAAAAGCGAGAAGACGCCCATCGTCGCTTTACATGGCGGACCAGGCATGACTCACCATTATATGCT GTTCCCTGTAGTATTCTATGATCAAATCGGAAACGGTGCCTCATCGCACATACTGGATAAACCGGATACCTTCTGGACAGTAGATCTATTCATGGACGAGCTAGACAACCTACTCAAGTACTTAGGCATTTATGATAACTTCCTTTTATTGGGCCATTCATGGGGCG GTATGCTTGCAGGAAATTACGCCGCCTCCCGAGCGCCTTCCGGGTTGAAAAAACTCATTATTGCAAACTCTCCAGCATCTATTCCATCGTTTATAGCAGGAACCAACGCTCTGCTTGACCTGTTCCCTGCCGACTATGTTGAACGGGTCAGAAGTCTGGAAGCCGAAGGAAAGACAGATTCGCCAGTGTATCAAACCGATGTCATGGAGTTCTATAAAAAACATGTCTGTACAACAGACCCTTGGCCACAGGGACTTGTCGACTCTTTCAATGCCGTTTCAAAGAATCCCATGGTATATCACTCTAT GTTCGGTGTCTCCGAGTTTAATATAACAGGAACATTGAAGGACTGGTCGATTGTTGAAATTCTGCATCAAATACCGTATACAACCTTGCTCATAAGCGCTCCTCTCGATGAAGTTCAAGAAATTGCTTTTTTACCTTTCTTCGTAAATATTCCCAAAGTAAAGTGGGTTGAAATCCCTACTTCCACTCACCTCGCTATGTACGAAGATCCAGAAAG GTACTTCGATGCCATCGTGAAATTTTTCTCTTAA